Proteins encoded within one genomic window of Fibrobacterota bacterium:
- a CDS encoding Ig-like domain-containing protein, whose product MTRVSLRAATAAGGLLLAACAHMEAPPGGPVDTKKPFITAVQPAPDSTRVGLDLDARIKFSEWVAQDVERGKVYLVPPLAKRIRPRLSGNELRVTSTGRLDTNTTYVLGVLETVKDLNGLPLESPLQLAFSTGPSLDSGSLAGVVAPFQGRPSLGAFAALYPRGPELRGRFQHLTHRNDSVVVPAPQPEPRKEKPAYIVPADTLGHFAFTHVRPGRYALLGFQDVNGNLTPEVGGEALAIGPSVDIAKSGQAAASSAAGSASGDAQTLTLAPYDTVPLRLTAARWVQEGMYQGKCLGTVRLKLSRPPHPLAALRRDAYDLHRAGPAGKPAGASLPILDVCLNPLSGEIEIATMPLDRDSQYVASCAGLRDPNGNLADTSHNRAAFKADTAARDTTKAEPVFLGPRKVSGEVPRLPPNGLAPGAGLTAYYPRLLTDSLQAWLRAHLQAKLDTAPLPYALERISHHEFSLKFPSIAPKGQHLVLALKSDSGTAPRAGSAPAPGTSAPAAPAATPWAGFVLADAAKMGSLKFKQDRSAYGSRLVVRSLTSPFEASRVTPAADEVTVDSLPEGFYAVDYFRDANGDAVWEPGNLAPWTLGEPYVQWADSVEVKAGIAGRGDGRPPGTRRAAPADSTKAEGSIPIPERKLAWPPAW is encoded by the coding sequence TTGACTAGGGTAAGCCTGCGGGCGGCGACGGCCGCCGGCGGACTGCTGCTCGCTGCCTGCGCCCATATGGAGGCCCCTCCCGGAGGCCCCGTCGACACCAAGAAGCCCTTCATCACCGCGGTGCAGCCCGCGCCCGATTCCACCCGCGTGGGCCTGGATCTGGATGCCCGCATCAAGTTCTCGGAATGGGTGGCGCAGGACGTCGAACGCGGTAAGGTCTATCTGGTCCCTCCCCTGGCTAAGCGGATCCGGCCGCGCCTCTCGGGGAATGAATTGCGCGTGACCAGCACCGGCCGCCTGGATACCAACACGACCTACGTACTGGGAGTGCTGGAAACGGTGAAGGATTTGAACGGCCTGCCGCTGGAGTCTCCCTTGCAGCTCGCTTTCTCCACCGGCCCCTCCCTCGACTCCGGCAGCCTGGCCGGCGTAGTCGCCCCCTTCCAGGGCCGGCCCTCGCTCGGCGCATTCGCGGCCTTATACCCGCGCGGCCCGGAGCTGCGCGGACGCTTCCAGCACCTCACCCATCGCAACGATAGCGTGGTGGTACCCGCGCCCCAGCCGGAGCCCCGCAAGGAGAAGCCGGCCTACATCGTGCCCGCGGATACCCTGGGGCATTTCGCATTCACGCACGTGCGGCCCGGCCGCTACGCCTTGCTCGGGTTCCAGGACGTGAACGGCAATCTCACCCCCGAGGTGGGCGGCGAGGCCCTGGCCATCGGCCCTTCCGTGGACATCGCCAAATCCGGCCAGGCCGCGGCGTCCTCCGCCGCGGGATCGGCTTCGGGGGACGCGCAAACGCTGACCCTGGCCCCGTACGACACCGTGCCTTTGCGTTTGACCGCGGCCCGCTGGGTCCAGGAAGGGATGTACCAGGGCAAGTGCCTGGGCACCGTGCGCCTGAAGCTCAGCCGTCCGCCGCATCCCCTGGCGGCCTTGCGCCGCGACGCCTACGACCTGCATAGGGCGGGGCCGGCCGGAAAGCCCGCCGGCGCGTCCTTGCCGATCCTGGACGTATGCCTGAATCCGCTCTCGGGGGAGATCGAAATCGCCACCATGCCCCTCGATCGCGATAGCCAATACGTGGCCTCCTGCGCGGGCCTGCGCGATCCCAACGGTAACCTGGCCGATACCTCGCATAACCGCGCCGCCTTCAAGGCCGACACCGCGGCGCGCGATACGACCAAGGCGGAACCGGTTTTCCTGGGGCCGCGCAAAGTCTCGGGGGAAGTCCCGCGCCTGCCTCCCAACGGGCTCGCGCCCGGAGCCGGCCTTACCGCCTATTATCCGCGCCTGCTGACCGATTCGCTGCAAGCCTGGCTACGCGCGCATCTGCAAGCCAAGCTGGATACCGCGCCGCTGCCCTACGCATTGGAGCGCATCAGCCACCACGAGTTCTCCCTCAAGTTCCCGTCGATCGCGCCCAAGGGGCAGCACCTGGTGCTGGCCCTCAAGTCCGACAGCGGGACCGCGCCGCGCGCGGGGAGCGCGCCGGCGCCCGGAACGTCCGCCCCGGCCGCGCCTGCCGCAACGCCCTGGGCCGGATTCGTTTTGGCCGACGCGGCGAAGATGGGGTCGCTCAAGTTCAAACAAGATCGTTCCGCGTACGGCTCGCGCTTGGTGGTGCGGTCTTTGACTTCCCCCTTCGAAGCTTCCCGGGTCACCCCCGCCGCCGATGAGGTCACCGTCGATAGCTTGCCCGAAGGGTTTTATGCGGTGGATTATTTCCGCGATGCCAACGGCGATGCCGTTTGGGAACCCGGCAACCTCGCGCCATGGACCCTCGGGGAGCCTTACGTGCAATGGGCCGATTCCGTGGAAGTGAAGGCCGGGATAGCCGGCCGCGGCGACGGCAGGCCTCCCGGAACGCGGCGCGCGGCCCCGGCCGATTCCACCAAGGCGGAAGGGTCCATCCCTATCCCCGAGAGGAAGCTGGCCTGGCCTCCGGCTTGGTAG
- a CDS encoding protein kinase, with product MILSEATDTRYDVVKLLGQGASATVYLARHIALGELRVLKILHHDMMLDPRRREKFKMEAQVSAHLKHPAIVQVFDVTQTNSKLQIEMEYIDGMSLRQFLEKRKHFPLSVALAITYAVLEGMEHAHKARLTFGETVLDGVIHRDLKPENILLRRNGQPVICDFGVAKVGADLMTQTQHISGSVAYMAPERLRGELSTRSIDVFALGVMLFELHKGYRPFPGNNKAQVLENILKWNLVDLDAAWKGSDEAVLDVAKKAMAREPSQRYQDAGQMLAALRTIYKLYHGDAPPAAVIQDYLARGHFTTAEFRALMPEETPWRSRLLKLVAGACVAGAAASVWLSFHGGPLKNAGVAKAAPGPASSDADPGKPKGTGEAGGPSVAAAVPPAGSPNATATATGQVNTAVTPAPAAQSPAEAENQVRALPPEARQGGYYSLAKASLREGADPGRALLLVNKALDFSYHPTIALLKVEILQDQDMYNLAGGELDRVRPWLARMTRDNQAQYYWLLAQQNLRRGGVVGPKARARAKFALRRYLSLSPKGAEENLKSARQELRALP from the coding sequence ATGATCCTCTCTGAAGCCACCGACACCCGCTACGACGTCGTCAAGTTGTTGGGGCAAGGCGCTTCGGCGACGGTGTACCTGGCCCGCCATATCGCCCTGGGCGAACTGCGCGTGCTGAAAATCCTGCATCATGACATGATGCTGGATCCGCGCCGTCGCGAGAAGTTCAAGATGGAAGCGCAGGTCTCCGCCCACCTCAAGCATCCCGCCATCGTCCAGGTTTTCGACGTGACGCAGACCAACTCCAAGCTGCAAATCGAGATGGAGTACATCGACGGGATGAGCCTGCGGCAATTCCTGGAGAAGCGCAAGCATTTCCCTTTGTCCGTGGCCCTGGCCATCACCTATGCCGTGCTGGAAGGCATGGAACATGCGCATAAGGCCCGCCTGACTTTCGGGGAGACGGTGCTCGACGGGGTGATCCATCGGGACCTGAAGCCCGAGAACATCCTCTTGCGCCGCAATGGCCAGCCCGTGATCTGCGATTTCGGCGTGGCCAAGGTCGGCGCGGATCTGATGACGCAGACCCAGCACATCAGCGGAAGCGTGGCCTACATGGCCCCGGAACGGCTGCGCGGCGAATTGAGCACGCGCAGCATCGACGTGTTCGCCCTGGGGGTGATGCTGTTCGAATTGCATAAGGGCTATCGCCCTTTCCCCGGCAACAACAAGGCACAAGTGCTCGAGAACATCCTGAAATGGAACCTCGTCGATCTCGATGCGGCCTGGAAGGGAAGCGACGAGGCGGTGCTGGACGTGGCGAAGAAAGCCATGGCCCGCGAACCGTCCCAACGATACCAGGACGCCGGCCAAATGCTCGCCGCTCTGCGTACCATTTACAAGCTCTACCATGGGGATGCCCCTCCCGCCGCCGTCATCCAGGATTACCTGGCCCGCGGCCATTTCACCACCGCCGAGTTCCGCGCCCTGATGCCCGAGGAAACCCCCTGGCGCTCACGGCTCCTTAAACTGGTTGCGGGCGCCTGCGTGGCCGGCGCCGCCGCATCCGTCTGGCTGTCCTTCCATGGAGGCCCGCTCAAGAACGCCGGCGTCGCCAAGGCCGCGCCGGGTCCCGCATCCTCGGACGCGGACCCTGGGAAACCGAAGGGGACCGGTGAAGCCGGTGGCCCGAGCGTCGCCGCAGCGGTCCCGCCGGCGGGCAGCCCCAATGCTACGGCCACGGCGACGGGCCAGGTTAACACCGCGGTTACCCCGGCTCCGGCGGCGCAATCCCCCGCGGAGGCGGAGAATCAAGTGCGCGCCCTGCCCCCGGAAGCCAGGCAAGGCGGCTATTACTCCTTGGCCAAGGCCTCGCTGCGCGAGGGCGCAGATCCCGGCCGCGCCCTGCTCCTGGTCAACAAGGCCCTCGATTTCTCCTATCACCCCACCATCGCTTTGCTCAAGGTCGAAATCCTGCAGGACCAGGATATGTACAACCTGGCCGGCGGCGAGTTGGATCGCGTGCGGCCTTGGCTCGCGCGCATGACCCGCGACAACCAAGCGCAATACTACTGGCTGCTGGCTCAGCAGAACCTCCGGCGCGGAGGCGTCGTGGGGCCTAAGGCGCGCGCCAGGGCCAAATTCGCCTTGCGCCGTTACCTCTCCCTCAGTCCCAAAGGCGCGGAAGAAAACCTGAAGTCCGCCCGCCAGGAATTGCGCGCGCTCCCTTGA